A part of Kitasatospora acidiphila genomic DNA contains:
- the hpt gene encoding hypoxanthine phosphoribosyltransferase: protein MDAKDMGADLAKVLISKDEIDAKLAELAERIDRDYEGKDLLIVGVLKGAVMVMADLARTLHSKVTMDWMAVSSYGMGTKSSGVVRILKDLDTDIAGRDVLIVEDIIDSGLTLSWLLGNLGSRGPASLEVCTLLRKPDAAKVEIDVKYVGFDIPNEFVVGYGLDYAEKLRNLPFIGTLAPHVYGG from the coding sequence GTGGACGCAAAGGACATGGGCGCCGATCTGGCAAAGGTGCTCATCAGCAAGGACGAGATCGATGCGAAGCTGGCCGAGCTGGCCGAGCGGATCGACCGGGATTACGAGGGGAAGGACCTGCTGATCGTCGGTGTCCTGAAGGGCGCCGTCATGGTGATGGCGGACCTGGCCCGGACGCTGCACTCCAAGGTCACCATGGACTGGATGGCGGTCTCCTCGTACGGCATGGGCACCAAGTCCTCCGGCGTGGTGCGGATCCTGAAGGACCTGGACACCGACATCGCCGGCCGCGACGTGCTGATCGTCGAGGACATCATCGACTCCGGTCTGACGCTGTCCTGGCTGCTGGGCAACCTGGGCTCGCGCGGGCCGGCCTCGCTGGAGGTCTGCACCCTGCTGCGCAAGCCGGACGCGGCCAAGGTGGAGATCGACGTCAAGTACGTCGGCTTCGACATCCCCAACGAATTCGTGGTCGGGTACGGGTTGGACTACGCGGAGAAGCTCCGCAACCTCCCGTTCATCGGTACGCTCGCCCCACACGTGTACGGCGGCTGA
- the tilS gene encoding tRNA lysidine(34) synthetase TilS: protein MAPHPAVAAIRLAVRRALADLAAEAVASGAPAPVPAVNRQTAQSRLPATVPPTAPAAGSPATVLIGNARRHPSGLPRTPAAPDAPLVLVAVSGGADSMALASATAFEAPKLGLRVGAVTVDHGLQDGSADRARQVAERLRAFGLDPVEAVTVQVGRHGGPENAAREARYAALDAAAERHRALAVFLGHTRDDQAETVLLGLARGSGARSLAGMPGRKGHYRRPLLDVDRAATRQACAAQSIPVWEDPHNLDPAYTRSRVRHEVLPVLEKHLGAGVVEALARTARLFRDDADALDQWAERAEQDLYRRDPHDGQSSLSVAELGLLPAAVRRRVLRRVALRTGSPAGDLFARHLETVDSLVTGWRGQGPLQLPGGIEVTRRCGNLVFRRRTD from the coding sequence ATGGCCCCACACCCCGCGGTCGCGGCGATACGCCTGGCCGTCCGCCGCGCCCTGGCGGACCTGGCGGCCGAGGCCGTCGCGTCCGGCGCCCCCGCCCCCGTCCCCGCCGTGAACAGGCAGACCGCCCAGAGCCGGTTGCCCGCCACCGTGCCGCCCACCGCCCCCGCCGCCGGCAGTCCCGCCACCGTGCTGATCGGCAACGCCCGCCGCCACCCCTCCGGGCTGCCGCGCACCCCCGCCGCCCCCGACGCACCGCTGGTGCTGGTCGCCGTCAGCGGCGGAGCCGACTCCATGGCACTCGCCAGCGCCACCGCCTTCGAGGCCCCCAAGCTCGGCCTGCGGGTCGGCGCGGTCACCGTCGACCACGGTCTGCAGGACGGCAGCGCCGACCGCGCCCGGCAGGTCGCCGAGCGGCTGCGCGCCTTCGGCCTCGACCCGGTGGAGGCGGTCACCGTGCAGGTCGGCCGGCACGGCGGGCCGGAGAACGCCGCCCGGGAGGCCCGGTACGCCGCGCTGGACGCCGCCGCCGAGCGCCACCGGGCCCTGGCCGTCTTCCTCGGCCACACCAGGGACGACCAGGCCGAGACCGTGCTGCTGGGCCTGGCCCGCGGTTCCGGCGCCCGCTCGCTGGCCGGCATGCCGGGCCGCAAGGGCCACTACCGCCGCCCGCTGCTGGACGTGGACCGGGCCGCCACCCGGCAGGCCTGCGCCGCCCAGTCCATCCCGGTCTGGGAGGACCCGCACAACCTGGACCCGGCCTACACCCGCTCCCGGGTGCGCCACGAGGTCCTCCCGGTGCTGGAGAAGCACCTCGGCGCCGGGGTGGTGGAGGCGCTGGCCCGCACCGCCCGGCTGTTCCGGGACGACGCCGACGCGCTGGACCAGTGGGCCGAGCGTGCCGAGCAGGACCTCTACCGCCGTGACCCGCACGACGGGCAGAGCTCACTCTCCGTGGCCGAGCTGGGTCTGCTGCCGGCCGCGGTGCGCCGCCGGGTGCTGCGCCGGGTGGCGCTGCGCACCGGCTCCCCGGCCGGCGACCTGTTCGCCCGGCACCTGGAAACCGTGGACTCGCTGGTCACCGGCTGGCGCGGTCAGGGGCCGCTGCAGCTACCCGGGGGCATCGAGGTCACCCGCCGGTGTGGCAACCTGGTGTTTCGGCGGCGGACCGACTGA
- a CDS encoding zinc-dependent metalloprotease: MTSASGGADMVDWNLAVATATRLARPGPVVTRAEAAAVVAELRGHARTAEGAVREYTGMSPERLGSRGAAQVLVVDRPGWVRANVAGFRAVIGPLTRRLAARRAETPGGAVLGAVGEKVTAVELGAVLALLSGKVLGQYETFADAEPPVVAPDSPAGLFDRPRTGSPEPIGAAPGRLLLVAPNIVQVERELDVDPHDFRLWVCLHEETHRTQFSAVPWLRDHVQSEVQSFLAETDVEPVALLERLREALAPGERPTSGAGGLLEVVQTPRQREILARLTAVMSLLEGHADVVMDGVGPSVVPSVGEIREKFQRRRDRGAGRLDLMLRKLLGMDAKLRQYQDGAVFVRGVLDRIGMDGFNRVWTSPNTLPTREEIQDPAAWVARVGRQSQPKPPDE, from the coding sequence ATGACGAGCGCGAGCGGCGGTGCGGACATGGTCGACTGGAATCTCGCGGTCGCGACCGCGACCCGGCTGGCCCGCCCGGGCCCGGTGGTCACCCGGGCGGAGGCTGCCGCGGTGGTGGCCGAGCTGCGCGGGCACGCCCGGACCGCCGAGGGCGCGGTGCGGGAGTACACCGGGATGAGCCCCGAGCGGCTCGGGAGCCGGGGCGCGGCCCAGGTGCTGGTGGTGGACCGCCCCGGCTGGGTGCGGGCGAACGTGGCCGGTTTCCGGGCCGTGATCGGCCCGCTGACCCGCAGGCTGGCGGCCCGCCGGGCCGAGACCCCGGGCGGCGCGGTGCTCGGCGCGGTCGGCGAGAAGGTCACCGCCGTGGAGCTGGGCGCGGTGCTGGCGCTGCTCTCCGGCAAGGTGCTGGGCCAGTACGAGACCTTCGCCGACGCGGAGCCCCCGGTGGTCGCCCCGGACAGCCCGGCCGGCCTGTTCGACCGGCCCCGGACCGGCAGCCCGGAGCCGATCGGCGCCGCGCCGGGCCGGCTGCTGCTGGTGGCGCCGAACATCGTCCAGGTGGAGCGGGAGCTGGACGTCGATCCGCACGACTTCCGGCTCTGGGTCTGCCTGCACGAGGAGACCCACCGCACCCAGTTCAGCGCGGTGCCCTGGCTGCGTGACCACGTGCAGTCCGAGGTGCAGTCGTTCCTCGCCGAGACGGATGTCGAGCCGGTCGCACTGCTGGAGCGGCTGCGTGAGGCGCTGGCCCCGGGGGAGCGGCCGACCAGTGGCGCGGGCGGCCTGCTGGAGGTGGTGCAGACGCCCCGGCAGCGGGAGATCCTGGCCCGGCTGACCGCGGTGATGTCGCTGCTGGAGGGGCACGCCGACGTGGTGATGGACGGCGTCGGGCCGTCCGTGGTGCCCAGCGTCGGGGAGATCCGGGAGAAGTTCCAGCGCCGCCGGGACCGCGGCGCCGGACGGCTGGACCTGATGCTGCGCAAGCTGCTCGGGATGGACGCCAAGCTGCGCCAGTACCAGGACGGCGCGGTCTTCGTGCGCGGGGTGCTGGACCGGATCGGGATGGACGGCTTCAACCGGGTGTGGACCTCCCCGAACACCCTGCCGACCAGGGAGGAGATCCAGGACCCGGCGGCCTGGGTGGCCCGGGTCGGACGCCAGTCCCAACCGAAGCCCCCGGACGAGTGA
- the dacB gene encoding D-alanyl-D-alanine carboxypeptidase/D-alanyl-D-alanine endopeptidase, which translates to MAGTYRGRTVALLAALAALAVLAGGGPAHPAVPTERGGPAAGAPSASPAAPVVLQPAVQQGTDGAPTTAGVQAALGTLTTDKALAELSFAIVDAGTGKLLLGGNETAPATPASTTKVATSVAALSLLPQQTRLTTKVVRGTAPDEIVLVGGGDPTLTGLNRDQIRIGGAPVDADSAPASMPELARQTAAALKAAGLTTVHLGYDTSLFTGSPFHPFNDGTDLGPMTALMVDEGRITATDDVDAPGRVEDPTGQAVAEFTALLATQGVKVADKPKEEQAQTGATVLGQVQSPTVVRLIERALTNSDNTLAEAIGRQVALASHQPAGYEGAGAATLAELTKLGVPTQGVQLFDGSGMNSRNTIPAAALAELVALAASPDHPRLRPALTGMPIAGFTGTLRSRYTADQGTADGAGIVRAKTGSLSGVSTLAGTVVDADGRVLAFALMSKGADDAGAAHTAMDRIVVKLAACGCH; encoded by the coding sequence GTGGCAGGGACATACCGGGGCAGGACGGTGGCGCTGCTCGCGGCGCTGGCCGCCTTGGCGGTGCTGGCCGGCGGCGGACCGGCGCATCCGGCCGTGCCAACCGAGCGCGGCGGCCCGGCCGCCGGCGCACCGTCCGCATCGCCTGCCGCGCCCGTGGTGCTGCAGCCGGCGGTGCAGCAGGGCACGGACGGCGCGCCCACCACCGCGGGGGTGCAGGCCGCGCTCGGCACCCTCACCACCGACAAGGCGCTGGCCGAGCTGAGCTTCGCGATCGTCGACGCCGGCACCGGCAAGCTGCTGCTGGGCGGGAACGAGACCGCCCCGGCCACCCCGGCCTCCACCACCAAGGTGGCCACCTCGGTGGCCGCGCTCAGCCTGCTGCCGCAGCAGACCCGGCTGACCACCAAGGTGGTCAGGGGCACCGCCCCGGACGAGATCGTGCTGGTCGGCGGCGGCGACCCGACGCTGACCGGCCTGAACCGGGACCAGATCAGGATCGGCGGCGCCCCGGTCGACGCCGACTCGGCCCCGGCGTCGATGCCCGAGCTGGCCCGGCAGACCGCCGCCGCGCTCAAGGCGGCCGGCCTGACCACCGTTCACCTCGGCTACGACACCTCGCTCTTCACCGGCTCGCCGTTCCACCCGTTCAACGACGGCACCGACCTCGGCCCGATGACGGCGCTGATGGTCGACGAGGGCCGGATCACCGCCACCGACGACGTCGACGCCCCGGGGCGGGTGGAGGACCCGACCGGGCAGGCGGTCGCCGAGTTCACCGCGCTGCTCGCCACCCAGGGCGTCAAGGTGGCCGACAAGCCCAAGGAGGAGCAGGCCCAGACCGGCGCCACCGTGCTCGGCCAGGTGCAGTCGCCGACCGTCGTTCGGCTGATCGAGCGGGCCCTGACCAACTCCGACAACACGCTGGCCGAGGCGATCGGCCGGCAGGTGGCGCTGGCCTCGCACCAGCCGGCCGGCTACGAGGGGGCCGGCGCCGCGACCCTCGCCGAGCTGACCAAGCTGGGCGTGCCGACCCAGGGCGTGCAGCTGTTCGACGGCAGTGGCATGAACTCCAGGAACACCATCCCGGCGGCGGCGCTGGCCGAGCTGGTGGCGCTGGCCGCCTCGCCGGACCACCCGCGGCTGCGCCCGGCGCTCACCGGCATGCCGATCGCCGGCTTCACCGGCACCCTTCGCTCGCGCTACACCGCCGACCAGGGCACCGCCGACGGCGCCGGCATCGTGCGGGCCAAGACCGGTTCGCTGTCCGGCGTGAGCACCCTGGCCGGCACCGTGGTGGACGCGGACGGACGGGTGCTGGCCTTCGCGCTGATGTCCAAGGGCGCCGACGACGCGGGCGCCGCCCACACCGCGATGGACCGGATCGTCGTCAAGCTCGCCGCCTGCGGCTGCCACTGA
- a CDS encoding inorganic diphosphatase: MEFDVTIEIPKGSRNKYEVDHETGRLRLDRMLFTSTRYPADYGFVEGTLGEDGDPLDALVILDEPTFPGCLIKCRAIGMFKMTDEAGGDDKLLCVPATDPRWEHLRDIHHVSEFDRLEIQHFFEVYKDLEPGKSVEGAEWVGRLEAETEITASIKRLAEQGH, translated from the coding sequence TTGGAGTTCGACGTCACCATTGAGATCCCGAAGGGCTCCCGCAACAAGTACGAGGTCGACCATGAGACCGGTCGTCTTCGCCTGGACCGGATGCTCTTCACCTCGACCCGTTACCCGGCCGACTACGGCTTCGTCGAGGGCACTCTCGGCGAGGACGGCGACCCGCTGGACGCCCTGGTCATTCTGGACGAGCCGACCTTCCCCGGCTGCCTGATCAAGTGCCGCGCCATCGGCATGTTCAAGATGACCGACGAGGCGGGCGGCGACGACAAGCTGCTCTGCGTCCCGGCCACCGACCCGCGCTGGGAGCACCTGCGGGACATCCACCACGTCTCCGAGTTCGACCGCCTGGAGATCCAGCACTTCTTCGAGGTCTACAAGGACCTGGAGCCGGGCAAGTCGGTCGAGGGCGCCGAGTGGGTCGGCCGCCTGGAGGCGGAGACCGAGATCACCGCGTCGATCAAGCGCCTGGCCGAGCAGGGCCACTGA
- a CDS encoding RsiG family protein has product MDTTQLAALGLAELRTLRTDALEQEADLSYLRRLLQGRVDILRAELDRRTLDRQPAPAAETLLHRLPQILADAPSHVRQSARHVTLGTPRGEQYQEQADALMGDVQLADLAAHACAELLAALDRLTAREREISGRRSELQRTADWCSAEITRRYREGEARVEDLLVD; this is encoded by the coding sequence ATGGACACGACTCAGCTGGCCGCTCTCGGCCTCGCCGAACTGCGCACGCTGCGCACCGACGCGCTGGAGCAGGAGGCCGATCTGTCCTACCTGCGGCGGCTGCTGCAGGGGCGGGTGGACATCCTGCGGGCCGAGCTGGACCGCCGCACCCTGGACCGGCAGCCGGCCCCGGCAGCCGAGACGCTGCTGCACCGGCTGCCGCAGATCCTCGCGGACGCCCCCTCGCACGTGCGCCAGTCGGCCCGGCACGTCACCCTGGGCACCCCGCGCGGTGAGCAGTACCAGGAGCAGGCGGACGCCCTGATGGGGGACGTGCAGCTGGCCGACCTGGCCGCGCACGCCTGCGCCGAGCTGCTGGCCGCGCTGGACCGGCTGACCGCCCGCGAGCGGGAGATCTCCGGGCGCCGCTCCGAGCTGCAGCGCACCGCCGACTGGTGCAGCGCCGAGATCACCCGCCGGTACCGGGAGGGCGAGGCCCGGGTCGAGGACCTGCTGGTCGACTGA
- a CDS encoding tyrosine-type recombinase/integrase, with protein MASVIKKCEHTEEQWAKCSHNWVVRYREPGGRAGRQREKSYAHNRTRAAKSFAAKVETDKQEQTYVDPNNGRKLVTEIFKEWAKGGDRENNTRESYDYVFRNAIEPFWKGRTIGPVLPKDVDAWCDWMREELKYETSTAYNRYTVLSAVFNYAIVNRYIVFNPFKGAKGVSRAKARREIQSKIMVPTIEEIRLVAEYIKPEYKALVWVMAGCGLRIGEAAALTKASIDLAGGTLDISKQVARDRDQKPEERRVVGKSKLHVRNLKHKGEDFARSVPLPSFVAAELQAHIQSHELFRAEEYLFPNITRTNFLDRSSWSRAILGPAVEEAQLGHRLKGHWFRHYFASVCLAAGVPVTDLARWLGHASADVVLETYAHLMPDAPARTRAALDAALTAGQGEQPTLTVELAGGADFVLTLPSQRGVSAAQMP; from the coding sequence ATGGCAAGCGTGATCAAGAAGTGTGAGCACACCGAAGAGCAGTGGGCCAAATGCTCCCACAATTGGGTGGTCAGGTACCGGGAACCGGGCGGCCGAGCTGGGCGACAGCGTGAGAAGAGCTACGCTCACAACCGTACGCGCGCAGCCAAAAGCTTTGCGGCCAAGGTAGAGACCGACAAGCAAGAACAAACGTACGTTGACCCGAACAACGGTCGAAAGCTCGTAACGGAAATCTTCAAGGAGTGGGCGAAGGGCGGCGACCGCGAAAATAACACGCGCGAGTCGTATGACTACGTGTTCCGTAACGCCATTGAGCCTTTCTGGAAGGGGAGAACGATTGGCCCCGTCCTTCCGAAAGATGTCGACGCTTGGTGTGATTGGATGCGCGAAGAGCTGAAGTATGAGACGTCAACGGCCTACAACCGCTACACCGTGCTGTCTGCGGTATTCAACTATGCGATCGTGAATCGCTACATCGTCTTCAATCCCTTCAAGGGGGCGAAGGGTGTTTCTCGGGCCAAAGCCCGGCGTGAAATTCAGTCGAAAATCATGGTTCCCACCATCGAAGAGATTCGACTAGTGGCAGAATACATCAAGCCGGAATATAAGGCCCTGGTGTGGGTCATGGCCGGGTGTGGCCTACGCATTGGGGAGGCTGCTGCCCTAACCAAAGCCAGTATCGATCTCGCTGGCGGAACACTGGATATCAGTAAGCAAGTAGCGCGGGACAGGGACCAGAAGCCAGAAGAGCGGCGTGTAGTGGGCAAGAGCAAACTTCACGTTCGAAACCTGAAGCACAAGGGAGAGGACTTCGCCCGATCGGTTCCCCTGCCCAGTTTTGTGGCTGCGGAGCTTCAGGCGCATATTCAGTCCCATGAGCTATTCAGGGCGGAGGAATATCTATTTCCGAACATCACTCGGACCAACTTCTTGGATCGATCCTCATGGTCCAGGGCAATCCTTGGGCCGGCGGTCGAAGAGGCCCAGCTAGGCCACAGGCTCAAGGGGCACTGGTTCAGGCACTATTTTGCTTCGGTGTGTCTGGCTGCTGGCGTACCGGTCACGGACCTAGCGAGGTGGCTTGGGCACGCGTCTGCTGACGTGGTGTTGGAGACCTATGCGCATCTGATGCCCGACGCCCCCGCACGGACCCGCGCTGCGCTCGATGCCGCACTGACTGCGGGACAGGGTGAACAGCCAACGCTCACGGTCGAACTGGCTGGGGGTGCTGACTTCGTGCTGACACTGCCCAGCCAAAGGGGCGTTAGTGCAGCTCAGATGCCATAA
- a CDS encoding helix-turn-helix domain-containing protein, producing MATPVLLTPKEAATLLSVSLSTFYTNYQDWGIPYFRVGKHLRFKLSELELWLEGQRGL from the coding sequence GTGGCGACTCCGGTCCTTCTAACGCCCAAAGAGGCTGCAACGCTCCTCTCCGTCTCCCTGTCGACCTTCTACACCAACTATCAGGATTGGGGCATACCCTACTTTAGGGTTGGCAAGCATCTGCGCTTCAAGCTCTCTGAGCTGGAACTTTGGCTAGAAGGGCAACGCGGACTCTAG
- a CDS encoding DUF6197 family protein: protein MTDIGMIEAMEKAADYIVESGHFGKGRFFVSPGCHCTLGAYALGLGARFDEDGLMNFGDENAEASRRRDLWNVGWLELNRSVKSYGFGAVQSMNDEPETTAEQMAGVLRETAARLRGDADD, encoded by the coding sequence GTGACCGACATCGGCATGATTGAGGCCATGGAGAAGGCTGCGGACTACATCGTGGAGTCAGGACACTTTGGAAAGGGGCGATTCTTCGTCTCTCCCGGATGTCACTGCACTCTCGGGGCGTACGCTCTTGGTCTTGGGGCTCGATTTGATGAAGACGGGCTTATGAATTTCGGGGATGAGAATGCCGAAGCGTCGCGCCGGCGTGATCTCTGGAATGTCGGGTGGCTTGAGCTGAACAGGTCCGTGAAGTCTTACGGCTTTGGGGCCGTTCAATCCATGAATGACGAGCCGGAGACGACGGCCGAGCAGATGGCCGGCGTACTTCGTGAGACCGCGGCACGTCTTCGAGGCGACGCTGATGACTGA
- a CDS encoding ParB N-terminal domain-containing protein, whose protein sequence is MTIGMITLSEVLDFRAGDADAYDRCSGCGKLARIRVASNSVWCCGSRAYARISTVRDVLEIKRDDSHYADLMDSIRHHGIGLPILIYGREVHNGHHRIAAAFDLGLEEIPWTNDSSIGWEEDWPDDSVLDCGA, encoded by the coding sequence GTGACGATCGGGATGATCACACTCTCGGAAGTGCTGGATTTTCGCGCCGGCGATGCCGATGCCTACGACCGATGCTCGGGATGCGGAAAGCTTGCGAGGATCAGGGTAGCAAGCAACTCTGTTTGGTGCTGTGGCTCCCGGGCTTACGCGCGGATTTCTACGGTGCGCGATGTTCTGGAGATCAAGCGAGACGACTCCCACTATGCAGACCTGATGGACTCGATTCGACATCACGGGATCGGCTTGCCAATCCTGATCTACGGCCGAGAAGTTCACAACGGCCATCACCGGATCGCCGCGGCGTTCGATCTCGGCCTTGAAGAGATCCCCTGGACCAACGACAGTTCCATCGGCTGGGAGGAGGATTGGCCGGATGACTCAGTTCTCGATTGCGGCGCCTGA
- the dnaE gene encoding DNA polymerase III subunit alpha, producing MTFIHLHNHTMFSMLDGAARLGPLFRSAAEMGMPALAMTDHGNLHGAYAFWQEGQKHGVKPIIGLEAYVAPGSRLERSPVRWGDPSQRDDDVSGRGAYTHMTLLAESTEGMHNLFRLSSRSYAEGLYYKPRIDLEILAEHSQGIIGTTGCPGGEVQTRLRLGQYDEARAAAGRLQDILGPGNLFVELMDHGIEIEGRVRDDLLRLSRELSLPLLATNDSHYVMADQAPAHDLLLCIGTQATIDQPDRFKFSGSGYWLRSPQEMRRLWAELPEACDNTLRIAERCNVSFESQDLLPRWPVAEGWSEELWLRTEVFRGLQRRYPRGIPRDRIERAEYELSVISSMGFVSYFLVVADFIGWAKRHSIRVGPGRGSAAGSLVSYALSITDLDPIEHDLMFERFLNPERVSMPDIDIDFDDRRRGEVIEYVARRWGSERVAQIATFGVIKAKASIKDSARVLGYGYETGDAISKAYPAPIMGKDASLDCIFNPEHERYRDAGKVRAMYQRDADARTVVDAARGIEGLVRQAGVHAAGVIISAEPLIDHVPLWTNKDGGTITQFDYPTCEALGLLKMDFLGLSNLSIIDDCLREVKRNHGTDVDLLRLPLDDGRTFSLLASGQTLGVFQLDSGPMRKLLQRMRPDKFADISAVLALYRPGPMGVKAHYSYADRKNHREPIEPIHPELSAALDPILRDTYGVIVYQEQVTKAAQVVAGYSVGKADLLRKAMGKKKKEVLDAEFEPFSDGMRQNGYSEDAIRTLWDVLVPFADYAFNKAHSAAYGLISYWTAYLKAHYPAEYMAAVLTAEAGKSPDQDQTPAYLAECQRMGIQVRSPHINVSMADYTPAQGTILHGLGAIKGVGMAAGQIVAERDARGPFSSLVDLLARVGAGTLNKRVIDALLTAGALDSLGRRVDLSRQYESLSAIVSDLVKRESYGQYGLFGSGLSLLTSNATLDTGASWPHSRA from the coding sequence ATGACCTTCATTCATCTCCACAACCACACAATGTTCTCGATGCTCGATGGGGCGGCCCGGTTGGGGCCGCTCTTTCGTTCCGCAGCCGAGATGGGTATGCCTGCCCTGGCCATGACGGACCATGGAAACTTGCATGGCGCCTACGCCTTCTGGCAGGAAGGGCAAAAGCACGGCGTCAAGCCGATCATTGGCCTTGAAGCCTATGTGGCTCCTGGAAGTCGCCTTGAGCGATCTCCAGTCCGTTGGGGGGACCCGAGCCAGCGGGATGACGATGTTTCAGGCCGCGGTGCATATACCCATATGACGCTGCTGGCAGAGTCAACTGAGGGCATGCACAATCTCTTTCGGCTCTCGTCCCGAAGTTACGCCGAAGGCCTCTACTACAAGCCACGGATTGATCTGGAGATCCTGGCGGAGCACTCTCAGGGCATCATCGGCACGACCGGCTGTCCTGGTGGCGAGGTTCAGACTCGACTTCGTCTCGGCCAGTACGACGAAGCGCGGGCAGCCGCTGGCCGGCTGCAAGACATCCTTGGGCCCGGGAACCTGTTCGTAGAGCTGATGGACCACGGGATAGAGATCGAGGGGCGCGTCAGGGACGATCTCCTCAGGCTGTCGCGGGAACTGAGTCTCCCTCTGCTGGCGACCAATGACAGCCACTACGTCATGGCTGACCAGGCGCCAGCCCACGATCTGCTGCTGTGCATCGGGACTCAGGCCACGATCGACCAGCCGGACCGATTCAAGTTCAGTGGGTCCGGTTATTGGTTGCGGAGTCCACAGGAGATGCGTCGACTCTGGGCTGAGTTGCCGGAAGCATGTGACAACACTCTGAGGATCGCAGAACGATGCAATGTGTCCTTCGAGTCTCAGGATCTCCTACCGCGGTGGCCAGTGGCCGAAGGATGGTCTGAAGAGCTGTGGCTCCGCACGGAGGTCTTCAGGGGCCTTCAGCGACGCTATCCACGCGGTATCCCGCGGGATCGGATCGAGAGGGCAGAGTATGAGCTGTCAGTCATCTCTTCGATGGGCTTCGTCTCATATTTCCTGGTGGTGGCGGACTTTATTGGATGGGCTAAGCGCCATAGCATACGCGTCGGGCCGGGGCGCGGAAGCGCTGCTGGATCTCTTGTTTCCTATGCTCTGAGCATCACGGATCTCGATCCGATCGAGCATGACCTGATGTTTGAGCGCTTTCTCAATCCGGAGCGCGTTAGCATGCCGGATATCGATATTGACTTCGACGACCGACGGAGAGGAGAGGTAATTGAGTACGTGGCGAGAAGATGGGGATCAGAGCGCGTCGCGCAGATTGCGACCTTTGGTGTTATCAAGGCGAAGGCCTCGATCAAGGACAGTGCTCGCGTTCTCGGATACGGGTATGAGACTGGTGACGCTATCAGCAAGGCGTATCCTGCACCCATCATGGGTAAGGATGCATCTCTGGACTGCATCTTCAATCCTGAGCACGAACGATATCGGGATGCCGGCAAAGTCCGCGCCATGTATCAGCGTGACGCGGACGCTCGAACCGTGGTCGACGCTGCCCGGGGCATCGAAGGCCTAGTCCGTCAGGCCGGCGTGCACGCTGCTGGCGTCATCATCTCGGCAGAGCCCTTGATCGATCATGTGCCGCTGTGGACCAACAAGGATGGCGGCACGATCACGCAATTCGACTATCCCACCTGCGAAGCTCTCGGGCTTCTGAAGATGGATTTCTTGGGGCTGAGCAATCTCAGCATCATTGACGATTGCCTGAGGGAGGTGAAGCGAAATCATGGAACGGACGTAGACTTGTTGCGACTACCACTGGATGATGGTCGTACTTTTTCCCTACTCGCCAGTGGGCAGACACTCGGGGTATTCCAGCTTGATTCAGGCCCCATGCGGAAACTTCTCCAACGGATGCGGCCCGATAAGTTCGCCGACATCTCGGCAGTCCTGGCTCTCTATCGTCCGGGACCTATGGGGGTCAAGGCGCATTATTCCTACGCTGATCGCAAGAATCATCGCGAACCGATAGAGCCGATCCATCCTGAGTTGTCCGCGGCGCTCGATCCGATTCTCCGTGATACCTACGGTGTGATCGTCTACCAGGAGCAAGTGACGAAGGCTGCTCAAGTCGTCGCCGGCTACTCTGTTGGCAAGGCGGACCTACTTCGCAAGGCCATGGGCAAGAAGAAGAAGGAAGTCCTTGATGCGGAGTTCGAGCCGTTTTCCGATGGCATGAGACAGAATGGCTACTCGGAGGACGCCATTCGAACCCTCTGGGATGTCCTGGTCCCGTTTGCTGACTACGCGTTCAATAAGGCACATTCAGCAGCCTACGGCCTGATCTCATACTGGACCGCATACCTGAAGGCGCATTATCCGGCCGAGTACATGGCCGCGGTGTTGACCGCGGAAGCCGGTAAGTCTCCGGATCAGGATCAGACTCCGGCCTATCTGGCGGAGTGTCAGAGGATGGGCATCCAAGTGCGATCACCGCACATCAACGTCTCCATGGCTGACTACACGCCGGCTCAGGGAACGATCCTTCATGGCCTAGGCGCCATCAAGGGTGTGGGGATGGCCGCGGGTCAGATCGTGGCCGAGAGGGACGCTCGCGGCCCCTTCTCGTCCCTGGTTGACCTGTTGGCTCGGGTTGGCGCCGGGACTCTGAACAAGCGCGTGATAGACGCGCTCCTGACGGCTGGCGCGCTTGACTCCCTTGGGCGACGTGTCGACCTGAGTCGACAGTACGAGAGCCTGTCAGCCATTGTGTCTGACCTGGTCAAACGAGAGTCCTATGGGCAGTACGGCCTGTTCGGCTCGGGCCTCTCCCTTTTGACCTCAAACGCAACGCTTGACACAGGGGCCTCATGGCCTCACAGTAGAGCCTAG